In a single window of the Hippoglossus hippoglossus isolate fHipHip1 chromosome 7, fHipHip1.pri, whole genome shotgun sequence genome:
- the myt1b gene encoding myelin transcription factor 1 isoform X2, with translation MVMFSGVLHLKVIGSSIAVLTCSDCDQAMKDCEFSGKENEFRGELVNQRWTRGERTSSRCQASQRLQSRRPIMMSIEGDDKRTRTRSKGIRVPIELVGQELSCPTLGCNGSGHISGRYSRHRSVLGCPIARKRRLEEAEADQEQEQDTERPASKRKSQPLKMALDEGFSVESDASSEAEGEGEKDGEKAAETKEEDEQEEDEQEDREAVVEEIEAMTEDLTQDGQTNGQEVEMQNLQDEEDGKRKEEDTYQKEENTSAADEEEECVIIEPELSSAPPAPQECQVPSQSAKEGDNSLLDVGGVSDNNAPTVAIQQAVAMEMEQDVTVAAEWGEEVKDKQEEGTNKGEEEEEEAAHRVQVLEESSVLQKEAAEVKGTELEEEVEDEQEECEDRSNHVSQEKPQYQTADVPHEQINDEDEEEEEEEEEEEEEVAVPAQQRQDTSAVPEEDEEGDEEDHRDHVLPISDVPTAIRTITSTAAAQGTHIETEDHRAGPLEDYSSHRTSPLDKCNSHRPSPLHNYKDSPPLSYSSHRASPLEDYFPIPRVENYKIHKASSSASPDIIEVGSDKSEEKDYDDMDGDDERDDEDSLSQRSTVTDESEMFDMTRGNLGLLEQAIALKAEQVKPAGPRELLRAPDIHHQRYFTMDDRPKHLDVIRKSYFSKESSRPEKREIKCPTPGCDGTGHVTGLYPHHRSLSGCPHKDRIPPEILAMHENVLKCPTPGCTGQGHVNSNRNTHRSLSGCPIAAAEKLSKSHDKLPLSPPGSEHLKGSPNDRVLRPMCFVKQLEVPQYGNYRPNMAPATPRANLAKELEKYSKVTFDYASFDAQVFGKRLLAPKMPTSETSPKAFKTKPSFPKSPSPSLSLHGYGKSSSLAYDYSHDAEAAHMAATAILNLSTRCWEKPENLSTKPQNKELDIEVDENGTLDLSMKKPCKREGSLSATSPGVRSPDPSSSSSSSLHHGGSSGMTSPNLHAYKQEEWEGPLDYTKPNRQREEEVDEMEHTGHSYVSSDQEDCDMMQDCLEERKYPGEVTTPSFKVKFQPKDSKKELLSCPTPGCDGSGHITGNYASHRSLSGCPLADKSLRSLMAAHTPELKCPTLGCDGSGHITGNYSSHRSLSGCPRAKKSGIKTPTKDNQEDSELLKCPVPGCDSLGHISGKYATHRSAYGCPLAARRQKEGVLNGTPFNWKAFKTEGPTCPTPGCDGSGHANGSFLTHRSLSGCPRALFAKKKAKFPSDDYLSTKFRASDVLDNDEDIQQLNKEINDLNESNNEMEADMVNLQTQISSMEKNLKSIEHENKMIEEQNEALFMELSGLSRALIRSLANIRLPHMEPITEQNFDSYVSTLTDMYTNKDCFQSPENKALLESINKAVKGIKV, from the exons CTGCCCCACCCTTGGATGCAATGGCTCTGGCCATATCAGTGGGAGATACTCACGACACAGAAG TGTTCTGGGTTGCCCCATAGCCAGAAAACGCCGTCTGGAGGAAGCAGAGGCAGATCAGGAGCAAGAGCAGGATACAGAGCGGCCTGCTTCCAAGAGGAAGTCCCAGCCCCTGAAGATGGCCCTGGACGAGGGCTTCAGTGTGGAAAGTGACGCCAGCAGCGAGGCCGAGGGTGAGGGAGAAAAGGATGGCGAGAAAGCAGCAGAGACCaaggaggaggacgagcaggaggaggatgagcaggaggacagggaggCAGTTGTAGAGGAGATAGAGGCAATGACGGAAGACCTAACGCAGGACGGACAGACAAATGGACAGGAGGTGGAGATGCAGAATTTacaggacgaggaggacgggaagaggaaagaggaagacacATATCAGAAAGAGGAGAACACAAGTGCAGCTGATGAAG aGGAAGAGTGTGTGATCATCGAGCCCGAGCTCAGCTCAGCGCCACCTGCACCCCAGGAGTGTCAGGTACCTTCTCAGAGCGCCAAAGAGGGGGACAACTCTCTCCTCGACGTTGGCGGAGTTTCCGACAACAATGCTCCAACTGTGGCCATTCAGCAGGCTGTTGCTATGGAGATGGAGCAGGATGTCACTGTGGCAGCCGAGTGGGGTGAAGAAGTAAAGGACAAGCAGGAGGAGGGCACGAATaagggggaagaggaagaggaggaggcggcacATAGAGTTCAAGTGTTGGAAGAGTCATCTGTTCTGCAGAAGGAGGCGGCTGAAGTGAAGGGAACggagttggaggaggaggtggaggatgagcAAGAAGAGTGCGAAGACAGGAGCAACCACGTGAGCCAGGAAAAACCCCAATATCAGACTGCTGATGTACCCCACGAACAGataaatgatgaagatgaggaggaagaggaggaagaggaggaagaggaggaagaggtggcaGTGCCAGCACAGCAGAGGCAGGACACTTCAGCAGTaccagaggaggatgaggagggagatgaagaggacCACAGGGACCATGTTCTGCCCATTTCTGATGTGCCAACTGCCATCCGCACCATCACCAGCACCGCAGCAGCTCAGGGAACACACATCGAGACTGAAGACCACAGGGCCGGGCCACTGGAGGACTACAGCTCACACAGGACAAGTCCACTTGATAAATGTAACTCTCATAGACCTAGCCCTCTTCACAACTATAAGGACAGCCCTCCTTTAAGCTACAGCTCCCACAGGGCCAGTCCACTGGAGGACTACTTTCCAATCCCAAGAGTTGAGAACTATAAAATCCACAAAGCCTCGTCTTCAGCCTCTCCCGACATTATTGAGGTGGGATCAGATAAGTCGGAGGAGAAAGACTACGATGACATGGATGGGGATGACGAACGTGATGACGAAGACAGCCTGTCACAGCGCTCCACGGTGACAGACGAGTCTGAGATGTTTGACATGACCCGAGGAAACCTGGGCTTGCTGGAGCAAGCCATTGCACTGAAGGCAGAGCAGGTGAAACCAGCTGGGCCCAGAGAGCTGCTCCGTGCCCCAGATATACACCACCAGAGATACTTCACCATGGATGACAGGCCCAAGCACCTGGACGTCATCCGCAAGAGCTACTTCAGCAAAG AGAGCAGTAGGCCAGAGAAGAGGGAGATCAAGTGTCCCACTCCGGGGTGTGATGGGACGGGTCATGTGACCGGCCTTTACCCCCACCACCGCAGCCTGTCAGGCTGTCCGCACAAGGACAGGATCCCCCCGGAGA TTCTGGCGATGCATGAAAATGTGCTGAAGTGTCCAACTCCTGGTTGCACCGGTCAAGGCCATGTTAACAGCAACCGTAACACACACCGCAG TCTTTCCGGATGCCCCATCGCTGCTGCAGAGAAGCTGTCAAAGAGCCACGATAAGCTGCCTCTCTCTCCGCCAGGCAGCGAGCACCTGAAAGGAAGTCCCAATGACAGAGTGTTAAG GCCCATGTGCTTTGTGAAGCAGCTGGAGGTTCCACAGTACGGCAACTACAGGCCCAACATGGCACCTGCCACGCCTCGCGCTAACCTGGCCAAGGAGCTGGAGAAGTACTCCAAGGTAACCTTCGATTATGCAAGCTTCGACGCACAAGTGTTCGGGAAGCGCTTGCTTGCTCCAAAGATGCCCACCAGCGAAACCTCACCCAAAGCCTTCAAAA CTAAGCCCTCATTCCCCAAGTCCCCATCGCCCAGTCTCAGTCTCCACGGTTACGGAAAGAGCTCCAGCTTGGCCTACGACTACTCCCATGATGCTGAGGCTGCTCACATGGCTGCCACTGCCATCCTCAATCTGTCCACACGCTGCTGGGAGAAACCCGAGAACCTCAGTACCAAACCCCAAAACAAG GAATTGGACATTGAGGTGGATGAGAATGGCACCCTGGATCTGAGTATGAAGAAGCCTTGTAAACGAGAGGGCAGTCTGTCCGCCACCAGTCCCGGGGTTCGCTCTCCTgacccttcttcctcctcctcttcttcgctGCATCACGGTGGAAGTAGCGGGATGACATCACCGAACCTGCACGCCTACAAGCAGGAGGAATGGGAGGGACCTCTGGATTACACCAAGCCCAACCGCCaaagggaggaggaagtggacgAG ATGGAGCACACTGGCCACTCGTACGTCTCTTCTGACCAAGAGGACTGCGACATGATGCAGGACTGTCTAGAGGAGAGGAAGTACCCGGGAGAGGTCACAACCCCGAGCTTCAAGGTCAAGTTCCAACCCAAGGATAGCAAGAAGGAGCTGCTCTC GTGCCCTACACCTGGTTGTGATGGCAGTGGCCACATCACTGGAAACTATGCGTCTCATCGCAG tctgtctgggTGTCCTCTCGCTGATAAGAGCCTTCGGTCCCTCATGGCGGCCCACACCCCTGAACTCAA ATGCCCCACTCTAGGATGTGACGGCTCAGGTCACATCACAGGAAACTATTCCTCCCACAGAAg tctctCTGGGTGCCCGCGTGCCAAGAAAAGTGGAATTAAAACTCCTACCAAGGACAACCAGGAGGACTCCGAGCTTTTAAA ATGCCCCGTGCCGGGTTGCGACAGCCTGGGCCACATTAGCGGGAAGTACGCCACACACCGCAGCGCCTACGGGTGTCCACTGGCAGCCCGCAGACAGAAGGAGGGTGTCTTGAACGGCACCCCCTTCAATTGGAAGGCCTTCAAGACAGAGGGGCCGACCTGTCCCACCCCAGGCTGTGATGGCTCTGGACACGCTAACGGAAGCTTCCTCACACACCGCAG CCTCTCAGGATGCCCCCGAGCCTTGTTCGCCAAGAAGAAGGCCAAGTTCCCCTCAGACGACTACCTGAGCACCAAGTTCAGAGCCAGTGATG TTTTGGACAACGATGAGGACATCCAGCAACTCAACAAAGAGATTAACGACCTCAACGAATCCAACAATGAAATGGAGGCTGACATGGTCAACCTGCAGACTCAG ATCTCCTCCATGGAGAAGAACCTGAAGAGCATCGAGCACGAGAACAAGATGATTGAGGAGCAGAACGAGGCTCTCTTCATGGAGCTGTCTGGTCTCAGCCGCGCCCTGATCCGCAGCCTGGCAAACATCCGCCTGCCACACATG GAGCCAATCACCGAGCAGAACTTCGACAGCTACGTGAGCACCCTGACCGACATGTACACCAACAAGGACTGCTTCCAGAGCCCCGAGAACAAGGCTCTGCTGGAGAGCATCAACAAAGCTGTGAAGGGCATCAAAGTCTGA
- the myt1b gene encoding myelin transcription factor 1 isoform X4, with amino-acid sequence MVMFSGVLHLKVIGSSIAVLTCSDCDQAMKDCEFSGKENEFRGELVNQRWTRGERTSSRCQASQRLQSRRPIMMSIEGDDKRTRTRSKGIRVPIELVGQELSCPTLGCNGSGHISGRYSRHRSVLGCPIARKRRLEEAEADQEQEQDTERPASKRKSQPLKMALDEGFSVESDASSEAEGEGEKDGEKAAETKEEDEQEEDEQEDREAVVEEIEAMTEDLTQDGQTNGQEVEMQNLQDEEDGKRKEEDTYQKEENTSAADEEEECVIIEPELSSAPPAPQECQVPSQSAKEGDNSLLDVGGVSDNNAPTVAIQQAVAMEMEQDVTVAAEWGEEVKDKQEEGTNKGEEEEEEAAHRVQVLEESSVLQKEAAEVKGTELEEEVEDEQEECEDRSNHVSQEKPQYQTADVPHEQINDEDEEEEEEEEEEEEEVAVPAQQRQDTSAVPEEDEEGDEEDHRDHVLPISDVPTAIRTITSTAAAQGTHIETEDHRAGPLEDYSSHRTSPLDKCNSHRPSPLHNYKDSPPLSYSSHRASPLEDYFPIPRVENYKIHKASSSASPDIIEVGSDKSEEKDYDDMDGDDERDDEDSLSQRSTVTDESEMFDMTRGNLGLLEQAIALKAEQVKPAGPRELLRAPDIHHQRYFTMDDRPKHLDVIRKSYFSKESSRPEKREIKCPTPGCDGTGHVTGLYPHHRSLSGCPHKDRIPPEILAMHENVLKCPTPGCTGQGHVNSNRNTHRSLSGCPIAAAEKLSKSHDKLPLSPPGSEHLKGSPNDRVLRPMCFVKQLEVPQYGNYRPNMAPATPRANLAKELEKYSKVTFDYASFDAQVFGKRLLAPKMPTSETSPKAFKTKPSFPKSPSPSLSLHGYGKSSSLAYDYSHDAEAAHMAATAILNLSTRCWEKPENLSTKPQNKELDIEVDENGTLDLSMKKPCKREGSLSATSPGVRSPDPSSSSSSSLHHGGSSGMTSPNLHAYKQEEWEGPLDYTKPNRQREEEVDEMEHTGHSYVSSDQEDCDMMQDCLEERKYPGEVTTPSFKVKFQPKDSKKELLSCPTPGCDGSGHITGNYASHRRCPTLGCDGSGHITGNYSSHRSLSGCPRAKKSGIKTPTKDNQEDSELLKCPVPGCDSLGHISGKYATHRSAYGCPLAARRQKEGVLNGTPFNWKAFKTEGPTCPTPGCDGSGHANGSFLTHRSLSGCPRALFAKKKAKFPSDDYLSTKFRASDVLDNDEDIQQLNKEINDLNESNNEMEADMVNLQTQISSMEKNLKSIEHENKMIEEQNEALFMELSGLSRALIRSLANIRLPHMQEPITEQNFDSYVSTLTDMYTNKDCFQSPENKALLESINKAVKGIKV; translated from the exons CTGCCCCACCCTTGGATGCAATGGCTCTGGCCATATCAGTGGGAGATACTCACGACACAGAAG TGTTCTGGGTTGCCCCATAGCCAGAAAACGCCGTCTGGAGGAAGCAGAGGCAGATCAGGAGCAAGAGCAGGATACAGAGCGGCCTGCTTCCAAGAGGAAGTCCCAGCCCCTGAAGATGGCCCTGGACGAGGGCTTCAGTGTGGAAAGTGACGCCAGCAGCGAGGCCGAGGGTGAGGGAGAAAAGGATGGCGAGAAAGCAGCAGAGACCaaggaggaggacgagcaggaggaggatgagcaggaggacagggaggCAGTTGTAGAGGAGATAGAGGCAATGACGGAAGACCTAACGCAGGACGGACAGACAAATGGACAGGAGGTGGAGATGCAGAATTTacaggacgaggaggacgggaagaggaaagaggaagacacATATCAGAAAGAGGAGAACACAAGTGCAGCTGATGAAG aGGAAGAGTGTGTGATCATCGAGCCCGAGCTCAGCTCAGCGCCACCTGCACCCCAGGAGTGTCAGGTACCTTCTCAGAGCGCCAAAGAGGGGGACAACTCTCTCCTCGACGTTGGCGGAGTTTCCGACAACAATGCTCCAACTGTGGCCATTCAGCAGGCTGTTGCTATGGAGATGGAGCAGGATGTCACTGTGGCAGCCGAGTGGGGTGAAGAAGTAAAGGACAAGCAGGAGGAGGGCACGAATaagggggaagaggaagaggaggaggcggcacATAGAGTTCAAGTGTTGGAAGAGTCATCTGTTCTGCAGAAGGAGGCGGCTGAAGTGAAGGGAACggagttggaggaggaggtggaggatgagcAAGAAGAGTGCGAAGACAGGAGCAACCACGTGAGCCAGGAAAAACCCCAATATCAGACTGCTGATGTACCCCACGAACAGataaatgatgaagatgaggaggaagaggaggaagaggaggaagaggaggaagaggtggcaGTGCCAGCACAGCAGAGGCAGGACACTTCAGCAGTaccagaggaggatgaggagggagatgaagaggacCACAGGGACCATGTTCTGCCCATTTCTGATGTGCCAACTGCCATCCGCACCATCACCAGCACCGCAGCAGCTCAGGGAACACACATCGAGACTGAAGACCACAGGGCCGGGCCACTGGAGGACTACAGCTCACACAGGACAAGTCCACTTGATAAATGTAACTCTCATAGACCTAGCCCTCTTCACAACTATAAGGACAGCCCTCCTTTAAGCTACAGCTCCCACAGGGCCAGTCCACTGGAGGACTACTTTCCAATCCCAAGAGTTGAGAACTATAAAATCCACAAAGCCTCGTCTTCAGCCTCTCCCGACATTATTGAGGTGGGATCAGATAAGTCGGAGGAGAAAGACTACGATGACATGGATGGGGATGACGAACGTGATGACGAAGACAGCCTGTCACAGCGCTCCACGGTGACAGACGAGTCTGAGATGTTTGACATGACCCGAGGAAACCTGGGCTTGCTGGAGCAAGCCATTGCACTGAAGGCAGAGCAGGTGAAACCAGCTGGGCCCAGAGAGCTGCTCCGTGCCCCAGATATACACCACCAGAGATACTTCACCATGGATGACAGGCCCAAGCACCTGGACGTCATCCGCAAGAGCTACTTCAGCAAAG AGAGCAGTAGGCCAGAGAAGAGGGAGATCAAGTGTCCCACTCCGGGGTGTGATGGGACGGGTCATGTGACCGGCCTTTACCCCCACCACCGCAGCCTGTCAGGCTGTCCGCACAAGGACAGGATCCCCCCGGAGA TTCTGGCGATGCATGAAAATGTGCTGAAGTGTCCAACTCCTGGTTGCACCGGTCAAGGCCATGTTAACAGCAACCGTAACACACACCGCAG TCTTTCCGGATGCCCCATCGCTGCTGCAGAGAAGCTGTCAAAGAGCCACGATAAGCTGCCTCTCTCTCCGCCAGGCAGCGAGCACCTGAAAGGAAGTCCCAATGACAGAGTGTTAAG GCCCATGTGCTTTGTGAAGCAGCTGGAGGTTCCACAGTACGGCAACTACAGGCCCAACATGGCACCTGCCACGCCTCGCGCTAACCTGGCCAAGGAGCTGGAGAAGTACTCCAAGGTAACCTTCGATTATGCAAGCTTCGACGCACAAGTGTTCGGGAAGCGCTTGCTTGCTCCAAAGATGCCCACCAGCGAAACCTCACCCAAAGCCTTCAAAA CTAAGCCCTCATTCCCCAAGTCCCCATCGCCCAGTCTCAGTCTCCACGGTTACGGAAAGAGCTCCAGCTTGGCCTACGACTACTCCCATGATGCTGAGGCTGCTCACATGGCTGCCACTGCCATCCTCAATCTGTCCACACGCTGCTGGGAGAAACCCGAGAACCTCAGTACCAAACCCCAAAACAAG GAATTGGACATTGAGGTGGATGAGAATGGCACCCTGGATCTGAGTATGAAGAAGCCTTGTAAACGAGAGGGCAGTCTGTCCGCCACCAGTCCCGGGGTTCGCTCTCCTgacccttcttcctcctcctcttcttcgctGCATCACGGTGGAAGTAGCGGGATGACATCACCGAACCTGCACGCCTACAAGCAGGAGGAATGGGAGGGACCTCTGGATTACACCAAGCCCAACCGCCaaagggaggaggaagtggacgAG ATGGAGCACACTGGCCACTCGTACGTCTCTTCTGACCAAGAGGACTGCGACATGATGCAGGACTGTCTAGAGGAGAGGAAGTACCCGGGAGAGGTCACAACCCCGAGCTTCAAGGTCAAGTTCCAACCCAAGGATAGCAAGAAGGAGCTGCTCTC GTGCCCTACACCTGGTTGTGATGGCAGTGGCCACATCACTGGAAACTATGCGTCTCATCGCAG ATGCCCCACTCTAGGATGTGACGGCTCAGGTCACATCACAGGAAACTATTCCTCCCACAGAAg tctctCTGGGTGCCCGCGTGCCAAGAAAAGTGGAATTAAAACTCCTACCAAGGACAACCAGGAGGACTCCGAGCTTTTAAA ATGCCCCGTGCCGGGTTGCGACAGCCTGGGCCACATTAGCGGGAAGTACGCCACACACCGCAGCGCCTACGGGTGTCCACTGGCAGCCCGCAGACAGAAGGAGGGTGTCTTGAACGGCACCCCCTTCAATTGGAAGGCCTTCAAGACAGAGGGGCCGACCTGTCCCACCCCAGGCTGTGATGGCTCTGGACACGCTAACGGAAGCTTCCTCACACACCGCAG CCTCTCAGGATGCCCCCGAGCCTTGTTCGCCAAGAAGAAGGCCAAGTTCCCCTCAGACGACTACCTGAGCACCAAGTTCAGAGCCAGTGATG TTTTGGACAACGATGAGGACATCCAGCAACTCAACAAAGAGATTAACGACCTCAACGAATCCAACAATGAAATGGAGGCTGACATGGTCAACCTGCAGACTCAG ATCTCCTCCATGGAGAAGAACCTGAAGAGCATCGAGCACGAGAACAAGATGATTGAGGAGCAGAACGAGGCTCTCTTCATGGAGCTGTCTGGTCTCAGCCGCGCCCTGATCCGCAGCCTGGCAAACATCCGCCTGCCACACATG CAGGAGCCAATCACCGAGCAGAACTTCGACAGCTACGTGAGCACCCTGACCGACATGTACACCAACAAGGACTGCTTCCAGAGCCCCGAGAACAAGGCTCTGCTGGAGAGCATCAACAAAGCTGTGAAGGGCATCAAAGTCTGA